One window of the Chitinophaga niabensis genome contains the following:
- the fdhD gene encoding formate dehydrogenase accessory sulfurtransferase FdhD: protein MEINSLEMPSIKQVVISRRDGLSISEFSDILSVEEPLEIKITYNTGKERTQKNISVTMRTPGNDQELAAGFLFTEGIISSKEDIKTISNIGNTVIVELTEGFMPNLMQSDRNFYTTSSCGVCGKDSIQSIRTVNAFCHLNKPQLTLPTDLLFQLPDKLREAQRGFAASGGLHASGLFSLDGKLLLLREDVGRHNALDKLIGAVLFEEGLMPLNQHVLLLSGRASFELIQKAAMAGISIVAAIGAPSSLAVELAKEFDITLLGFLKENRFNIYNAGKNVLFANKS from the coding sequence ATGGAAATAAACAGTCTGGAAATGCCTTCCATCAAACAGGTTGTTATCAGCAGGAGGGATGGTCTCTCCATCTCAGAGTTTTCCGATATACTTTCTGTAGAAGAGCCGTTGGAAATAAAAATAACCTACAATACCGGGAAGGAGAGAACCCAAAAGAACATCTCAGTCACAATGCGCACCCCCGGAAACGATCAGGAACTGGCTGCCGGCTTCTTATTCACAGAAGGCATAATTTCTTCCAAAGAAGATATAAAAACCATCTCCAACATAGGTAATACCGTGATCGTAGAACTCACGGAAGGATTTATGCCGAATCTGATGCAATCCGACAGGAACTTCTATACAACTTCCAGTTGCGGTGTTTGCGGAAAAGATTCCATTCAATCCATAAGAACAGTAAACGCATTCTGTCATTTAAATAAACCGCAGCTAACCCTGCCAACTGATCTGCTTTTCCAGCTGCCGGATAAGCTAAGAGAAGCCCAAAGAGGCTTCGCAGCCTCTGGTGGCCTCCATGCATCTGGCCTTTTCTCCCTGGATGGAAAATTGTTGCTGCTGAGGGAAGATGTAGGCAGGCACAATGCGTTGGATAAACTAATTGGCGCCGTGCTGTTCGAAGAAGGCCTGATGCCCTTGAACCAGCACGTTTTACTCCTCAGCGGAAGAGCAAGTTTTGAATTAATTCAAAAAGCTGCCATGGCAGGTATTTCAATTGTTGCCGCCATTGGTGCCCCATCAAGCCTGGCTGTAGAGCTTGCTAAAGAGTTTGATATAACCCTCCTGGGATTTCTGAAGGAGAACAGGTTTAATATATACAATGCAGGCAAGAACGTTTTATTCGCGAATAAATCCTAA
- a CDS encoding TlpA disulfide reductase family protein, with product MIKNAILTTLLILPVLMVSGQSNVTIEGHIKGLPAGQSVYLQSFSAPTKDSAVTTSGRFIISTRIEPGEANAYILQIGRSHGNYDGMVLYLDEGKVRINGKGPGFKDAKATGTTALKDYNSLHAEMDKIPQLQHRKALYEKSHELYRKDSVAYRAILPELQQMQEAESAFTINWVKKHPSSPIGAYLIMDLGRNIKLAEKETLYNSLDESARNNTPAKELEEKFRSVKAAVLGKAAPLFTQNDTLGKPVNLADFKGKYVLVDFWASWCVPCRAENPNVVKAFKQYQSRNFTVLGVAFERPGDKDKWMKAIHDDKLTWTHVSDLRHWDNAARQLFGIHSIPSNVLIGPDGVIVGKNLRGEELFRKLKELLGPASAEE from the coding sequence ATGATAAAAAACGCCATTTTAACCACACTGCTCATCTTACCCGTACTCATGGTATCAGGACAAAGCAACGTGACGATCGAAGGTCATATCAAAGGCTTGCCTGCCGGTCAGTCTGTCTATTTACAGTCATTCTCCGCTCCCACGAAAGACTCTGCCGTAACTACATCCGGACGTTTTATCATTAGCACCCGTATCGAACCCGGTGAGGCGAATGCTTATATACTGCAGATTGGCAGGTCTCACGGCAATTACGATGGAATGGTCTTATACCTCGATGAAGGAAAGGTGCGCATCAATGGTAAAGGCCCTGGATTCAAGGATGCCAAAGCAACCGGTACCACCGCACTGAAGGATTACAATAGCCTCCATGCTGAGATGGATAAAATACCACAACTGCAACATCGCAAAGCGTTGTATGAGAAGTCGCATGAACTATACAGAAAAGATTCCGTTGCTTACCGGGCCATACTACCTGAACTGCAGCAAATGCAGGAAGCAGAGTCCGCCTTCACCATTAATTGGGTGAAGAAACATCCGTCTTCCCCCATCGGTGCCTATCTGATTATGGATCTTGGGCGTAATATAAAGCTTGCTGAAAAAGAGACGCTGTACAATTCCCTGGACGAATCCGCCCGGAATAACACGCCGGCGAAGGAACTGGAAGAGAAATTCCGTTCCGTCAAAGCCGCTGTATTAGGAAAAGCAGCTCCGCTTTTTACACAGAACGATACACTTGGTAAACCGGTAAACCTCGCAGATTTTAAAGGGAAATATGTGTTGGTGGACTTCTGGGCGAGCTGGTGCGTGCCCTGCCGCGCTGAGAATCCGAATGTAGTAAAAGCTTTCAAACAATATCAATCCAGGAACTTCACCGTGCTCGGCGTTGCTTTCGAGCGACCAGGGGATAAGGATAAATGGATGAAAGCTATTCACGATGATAAACTAACCTGGACACATGTATCCGATCTCAGGCATTGGGATAATGCTGCGCGCCAGTTGTTCGGTATCCACTCAATTCCTTCCAATGTGCTCATAGGGCCGGATGGCGTCATCGTAGGCAAGAACCTCCGCGGGGAAGAGCTGTTCAGAAAACTGAAAGAACTGTTAGGGCCCGCTTCTGCGGAAGAGTAA